From the Clostridium putrefaciens genome, one window contains:
- a CDS encoding peptidase domain-containing ABC transporter — translation MAIRKRRLKPTLQLAQTECGLCCVRTILEAYDYQVSLTELRQVREPGRDGLGLQQIKDLLSHFKTDAKTYRIKDIKAFTIINFPVIAYWKESHYICVESYNEREVVIMDPSVGRMTISQAEFIKNFSGYIVDARPRKDFEKLRISRLSRWKKRFIWPSQMRGLYLKVALASIALVGITLAVPVLTQHFIDYGFDNSISFIATLGALIIATIVMIGVTFLRIQVSIKMIYRFSWHLLSGAFTRVLTLPAKYFTVRAPGEIVYRLNSLTRIQDVLGTRLIQAFLDLVSGVAILCYVFWTSPLLGFVVLLFTLTTLAFLIIAQPFVSSATDIELHEGSKSQSIQLDAIVSINSVKLGGYVQSYINDWEICFKKVLNAVSRRMRIQQGIIGSTLSGIQVFSPLFILVISLYMAEKGIITLGQSIAIQSVVSLLFSFANSVFSVLVDSLVAVRYIELAEDIFEYPIERSNGTSLEMPSGAVTIENVTFKYTPDSVPAVNNVTLDIADGETIALVGLSGSGKTTLGKLISSLFEPTSGHIYFGGIEYNDYNLDLLRESISYIPQEAYLHNRTIMENLRLGCKRTDSEIRAFCDSLSFLNFINSFPMGYNTMISEMGANLSGGQRQRIVVARVLLQAPKLLIMDEATSSLDNISQSQVYEELARLKCTKIVIAHRFATVLNANRIVVLQNGCIAQLGVHEELVATEGLYAKLFNTELKRS, via the coding sequence ATGGCAATACGGAAAAGAAGGCTTAAGCCGACTTTGCAGTTAGCTCAAACTGAGTGTGGATTATGTTGTGTTAGAACAATCTTGGAGGCTTATGATTATCAAGTTTCACTAACAGAGCTCAGACAAGTTAGAGAACCTGGCAGAGATGGTCTTGGATTGCAACAAATAAAAGATCTGCTTTCGCATTTTAAAACAGATGCAAAAACTTATCGTATTAAAGATATAAAGGCTTTCACAATAATTAACTTTCCAGTTATAGCTTACTGGAAAGAATCCCATTACATTTGTGTTGAATCTTATAACGAACGAGAAGTAGTTATCATGGATCCATCAGTAGGAAGGATGACAATATCTCAAGCAGAGTTCATAAAGAACTTTAGCGGGTATATAGTTGATGCAAGGCCCAGAAAGGATTTTGAAAAACTTCGAATTAGCAGACTTTCTCGTTGGAAGAAAAGGTTTATTTGGCCATCTCAGATGAGAGGACTCTACTTAAAGGTAGCTTTAGCTAGTATTGCTTTAGTTGGAATTACACTTGCAGTGCCAGTACTTACTCAACATTTTATTGACTATGGTTTCGATAACTCTATATCTTTTATAGCGACACTTGGAGCGCTCATCATCGCAACTATTGTTATGATAGGAGTTACTTTTCTAAGAATTCAAGTCTCTATAAAGATGATTTATCGATTTAGCTGGCATCTCCTGAGTGGTGCGTTTACGAGAGTGTTGACACTTCCAGCAAAATATTTTACGGTACGTGCCCCAGGAGAAATTGTTTATCGACTTAATTCTCTTACTAGGATACAAGATGTACTAGGAACAAGACTTATACAAGCTTTTCTTGATTTGGTAAGTGGTGTTGCAATATTGTGCTATGTCTTTTGGACCTCACCGCTACTTGGATTTGTCGTCTTACTTTTTACTTTGACTACTTTAGCATTTCTCATTATTGCTCAACCTTTTGTGAGCTCGGCAACAGATATAGAACTACATGAAGGAAGTAAGTCGCAAAGTATACAACTAGATGCTATTGTTTCAATAAACAGTGTAAAGTTAGGTGGATATGTTCAATCTTATATAAATGACTGGGAGATATGCTTCAAAAAAGTGTTGAATGCTGTAAGTCGCAGAATGCGCATCCAGCAAGGAATAATAGGATCCACATTGTCGGGAATACAAGTGTTTTCACCGCTTTTCATTCTCGTTATAAGTTTGTATATGGCGGAAAAGGGTATAATTACACTTGGACAATCAATAGCGATTCAATCAGTTGTATCACTATTATTCTCTTTTGCCAATTCGGTGTTTTCAGTATTAGTCGATAGTCTTGTAGCGGTTCGTTATATCGAACTAGCTGAAGATATATTTGAATATCCTATTGAACGCTCTAATGGCACTTCGCTTGAAATGCCTTCTGGGGCAGTAACCATTGAAAACGTCACTTTCAAGTATACTCCGGACAGCGTTCCGGCTGTCAATAACGTCACTCTAGATATTGCTGATGGTGAGACTATTGCTCTTGTTGGTCTATCCGGGTCAGGAAAAACCACTTTAGGAAAACTAATAAGTAGCTTATTTGAGCCTACCAGTGGACACATATACTTTGGTGGCATTGAGTATAATGATTACAATCTTGATTTATTACGAGAATCTATTAGCTATATTCCACAAGAGGCATACTTGCACAATCGAACAATAATGGAGAACCTCAGACTTGGATGTAAGCGTACTGACAGCGAAATTCGTGCCTTTTGTGACTCACTTTCATTTTTGAATTTCATAAATAGTTTCCCTATGGGTTATAATACCATGATTTCAGAAATGGGAGCCAACCTCTCAGGTGGTCAAAGGCAACGTATTGTAGTTGCAAGGGTTTTGCTTCAAGCTCCAAAACTACTAATAATGGACGAAGCGACTTCATCACTTGATAACATTTCACAATCACAAGTATATGAAGAATTGGCGAGACTTAAATGCACAAAAATTGTCATAGCGCATAGGTTCGCGACAGTTCTCAATGCTAATCGTATTGTTGTTCTGCAAAACGGTTGTATTGCACAGCTTGGAGTTCACGAAGAATTAGTCGCGACAGAGGGACTGTATGCGAAACTATTTAATACAGAACTTAAAAGGAGTTAA
- a CDS encoding class II lanthipeptide, LchA2/BrtA2 family, which translates to MKMDNENELELGKYLESDMIELTNDEVAGGGTPLVVLSVISAYISNNTCPSTVCTRAC; encoded by the coding sequence ATGAAAATGGATAATGAAAATGAACTTGAACTTGGGAAATATTTGGAATCAGATATGATTGAACTGACAAATGATGAAGTTGCTGGTGGCGGAACTCCACTTGTCGTCCTTTCAGTAATAAGTGCATATATTTCAAATAATACATGTCCATCAACTGTTTGCACGAGAGCTTGTTAG
- a CDS encoding plantaricin C family lantibiotic: protein MKNSQDVVQAEQVTWLEEVQDQSFDDDVFGACTTNTFSLSDYWGNDGGWCSISHECMAWCK, encoded by the coding sequence ATGAAGAACAGTCAAGATGTAGTACAAGCAGAGCAAGTCACTTGGCTTGAAGAAGTACAAGACCAATCATTCGATGATGATGTATTTGGTGCATGTACCACAAATACATTTTCCCTCAGCGACTATTGGGGAAATGATGGTGGTTGGTGTAGTATTAGTCATGAATGCATGGCATGGTGTAAGTAA
- a CDS encoding transposase, which yields MESIIKQDYVFQSIINLKQLPDYSTFSLRAKCLEKHIYYGIYAMFVELINPETRLCAIDGTALISSKYDSEAKYGKVTRLCYYKGYKLHCIATITDIIMPLVFDLTTANVYDNQVLDLLYESKTYNSFLIIADAAYDDKKWFGIVNEIDINLLTDVNMRRSKNIESFVDVRYENALFIQSPIEIRLYKNRLKIEQLFSVLKGLYNLENPRLYGKIRYERYIKWVLLLYLIDEFNKKQQGIKTRKYPWNV from the coding sequence ATGGAATCAATCATAAAACAAGATTATGTATTTCAATCTATAATAAATCTTAAGCAGTTACCAGATTATTCTACTTTTTCATTAAGAGCTAAATGTCTAGAAAAACATATATATTATGGCATTTATGCTATGTTTGTTGAACTTATCAATCCTGAAACTAGATTATGTGCAATAGATGGAACTGCTTTAATAAGTTCAAAATATGATAGCGAAGCTAAATACGGCAAGGTTACTCGCCTTTGCTACTACAAAGGTTATAAATTACACTGTATTGCAACAATTACCGATATTATAATGCCTTTAGTTTTTGATTTAACAACAGCTAATGTTTATGATAATCAAGTTTTGGATTTATTATATGAATCTAAAACGTATAATTCATTTTTAATAATTGCAGATGCCGCTTATGATGATAAAAAGTGGTTTGGCATTGTTAATGAAATAGATATAAATTTATTAACTGATGTAAATATGCGTAGATCTAAAAATATTGAGTCATTTGTTGATGTTAGATATGAAAATGCTTTATTTATTCAATCCCCAATAGAAATAAGATTATATAAAAACAGATTAAAAATAGAGCAATTATTTTCTGTTTTAAAAGGATTATATAACTTAGAAAACCCACGACTTTATGGTAAAATTCGATATGAACGCTACATCAAATGGGTCTTATTATTATATTTAATAGATGAATTTAATAAAAAACAGCAAGGAATAAAGACTAGAAAATATCCTTGGAATGTATAA
- a CDS encoding transposase: MIFPIETGILIPEDDSVRLLSQIMEELDYTILMKAYFQKGRNQEVLPKNLFKILVYAYMNNIYPSRKIEKACQRDINFMWLIQGHNTIARFRTKRLINIIDNPFSQFVTKLQELGEVEYKVTIQL; encoded by the coding sequence TTGATTTTTCCAATAGAAACAGGGATTTTAATTCCTGAAGATGATTCAGTAAGACTTCTAAGCCAAATAATGGAGGAATTAGACTACACAATATTGATGAAGGCGTACTTTCAGAAAGGGAGAAATCAAGAAGTTTTACCTAAAAATCTTTTTAAAATATTAGTTTATGCATACATGAACAATATTTATCCCAGTAGAAAAATAGAGAAAGCATGTCAAAGGGATATTAACTTTATGTGGTTAATTCAGGGCCATAATACCATAGCTAGGTTTAGAACAAAAAGACTTATAAATATTATTGATAATCCATTTTCTCAATTTGTCACAAAACTTCAAGAACTAGGTGAAGTTGAATACAAGGTAACTATTCAGCTGTAG
- a CDS encoding MIP/aquaporin family protein, whose amino-acid sequence MSTFMAELLGTMILILLGDGVVANTVLKKSKGESSGWIVIATGWALAVAIPVYIFGPTSGAHFNPAVTIGLASIGKFAWSEVPMYIIAQIIGAFIGAILVWLAYLPHWEITDDKAGKLAVFSTGPAVRNTKANLVTEIIGTFFLVFAILGIANTKMVDGLAPLIVGLIVFAAGLSLGGPTGYAINPARDLGPRIAHAILPIKGKGDSDWGYAWIPVVGPIIGGIIAAFFFNIIF is encoded by the coding sequence ATGTCGACATTTATGGCTGAATTATTGGGGACTATGATCTTAATTTTACTAGGTGATGGGGTTGTTGCGAATACTGTGCTTAAAAAGTCAAAAGGTGAGAGTTCAGGATGGATTGTAATAGCAACGGGCTGGGCATTAGCTGTTGCTATCCCAGTATATATATTTGGACCTACAAGCGGAGCACACTTTAACCCAGCAGTAACTATTGGACTTGCATCCATAGGGAAATTTGCTTGGTCAGAGGTTCCAATGTATATAATAGCTCAAATAATTGGAGCGTTTATTGGAGCAATTTTAGTATGGCTTGCTTACCTTCCACACTGGGAAATTACTGATGATAAGGCTGGAAAGCTTGCGGTATTCTCTACAGGACCAGCTGTTCGTAACACTAAAGCTAACTTAGTAACTGAAATTATAGGAACATTCTTTTTAGTATTTGCTATACTTGGAATCGCAAATACTAAGATGGTAGATGGACTTGCACCTTTAATTGTTGGACTTATAGTTTTTGCTGCAGGATTATCATTAGGAGGGCCAACAGGTTATGCTATTAACCCAGCAAGAGATCTTGGACCACGTATAGCACATGCGATATTACCTATAAAAGGTAAGGGTGATTCAGACTGGGGATATGCTTGGATACCAGTTGTAGGACCTATAATTGGAGGAATCATCGCAGCATTTTTCTTTAATATAATATTTTAA